A genomic window from Candidatus Latescibacter sp. includes:
- the nrdR gene encoding transcriptional regulator NrdR — protein sequence MKCPFCGSDTDKVVDSRSAKNGESIRRRRECLKCCQRFTTYEYIEDVSLNVIKSDGTREPFDRKKLLKGIAISCAKRPISTDKLDEIVDEITRQIETRGEREISSHDIGEMVMARLKDMDDVAYVRFASVYRKFKDKNEFLQELNRILE from the coding sequence ATGAAATGTCCTTTCTGCGGTTCGGATACGGATAAGGTAGTCGATTCACGGTCGGCGAAAAACGGCGAATCCATTCGCAGGCGCCGTGAGTGCCTGAAATGCTGCCAGCGTTTCACCACCTACGAGTATATCGAGGATGTTTCGCTCAATGTCATCAAATCCGACGGCACCCGTGAGCCGTTCGACCGGAAAAAGCTCCTGAAGGGCATTGCCATATCCTGCGCCAAACGGCCAATTTCCACCGACAAGCTTGACGAGATCGTGGACGAAATAACCCGTCAGATCGAAACCCGTGGAGAGCGAGAGATATCCTCCCACGATATTGGCGAGATGGTCATGGCGCGGCTCAAGGACATGGATGATGTAGCGTATGTGAGGTTTGCCTCAGTTTATCGTAAGTTCAAAGACAAGAACGAATTTTTGCAGGAGCTGAACCGCATCCTGGAGTAG
- a CDS encoding YggS family pyridoxal phosphate-dependent enzyme: MIGENVKRVFGEIADAALLSGRDPSEIILVAVAKTRTVGEIREAVKAGITHLGENRVQEAAEKIPLLEKGPVWHMVGSLQSNKAKVAAGLFDWIDSIHARKTADILSGQAQNLGKTLQVLVQVNISGEVAKSGVVPEEAKDLVLYTESLPGLALRGLMTIGSFFVSPEVTRNEFRRMKILFDSLRDDRLVKSRLDILSMGMSGDFQIAVEEGATMVRIGQAIFGERRFGQ; encoded by the coding sequence TTGATCGGCGAAAATGTTAAAAGAGTCTTTGGCGAGATAGCGGATGCTGCCTTATTGTCCGGCCGTGATCCCTCGGAGATAATCCTGGTGGCGGTCGCCAAAACCCGCACTGTGGGTGAAATCAGAGAGGCGGTGAAAGCCGGAATCACCCATCTCGGCGAGAACCGGGTGCAGGAAGCGGCAGAGAAGATTCCCCTTCTGGAAAAAGGGCCGGTCTGGCACATGGTCGGCTCACTCCAGTCGAACAAGGCAAAGGTGGCAGCAGGGTTGTTTGACTGGATCGACAGCATTCACGCAAGAAAGACAGCCGACATACTCTCCGGTCAGGCGCAGAACCTGGGGAAAACCCTTCAGGTTCTCGTGCAGGTCAATATTTCCGGGGAGGTTGCGAAATCGGGAGTTGTCCCGGAGGAAGCAAAAGACCTTGTTCTCTATACTGAGAGCCTTCCCGGTCTTGCGCTTCGGGGGCTTATGACCATCGGGTCTTTCTTTGTGTCTCCCGAGGTTACCCGGAATGAGTTCCGGCGGATGAAAATACTGTTTGACAGCCTGCGTGATGACCGCCTTGTGAAATCCCGCCTGGATATTCTCTCCATGGGCATGTCCGGCGATTTTCAGATTGCTGTCGAAGAGGGGGCCACCATGGTAAGAATCGGTCAGGCGATATTCGGAGAGAGAAGGTTCGGGCAGTAA
- a CDS encoding DivIVA domain-containing protein: MNLSPLDIRKHEFKKTFRGFDPDEVMAFLDIVSMEYENLVLQNTMLSEKLVMTENHLKKYREIENTLQEALMSAERVREDTIKNAKNQADLIVREAEIKAASIVEEGRSSLVRLRNTFTELKIHKDTYLAKLKTIVNTQQELFKQYSFSEEKAFEKAEPVFEDIKSLRRSPAAKTVEDVSLNDSDDEYPGTDEKKVSS, translated from the coding sequence GTGAATCTGTCGCCGCTCGACATACGAAAACATGAATTCAAGAAAACTTTCCGTGGGTTCGATCCGGACGAGGTCATGGCATTTCTCGACATCGTATCCATGGAATACGAGAACCTGGTGCTGCAAAATACCATGCTTTCAGAAAAGCTGGTCATGACCGAGAACCATCTGAAAAAATACCGTGAAATTGAAAATACGCTTCAGGAGGCGCTCATGTCCGCCGAACGTGTCCGCGAGGATACCATCAAAAATGCGAAAAATCAGGCCGACCTGATTGTCCGTGAGGCTGAAATAAAGGCCGCCTCCATTGTGGAGGAGGGACGCAGCTCGCTTGTCCGTCTCCGGAATACGTTTACCGAGCTGAAAATCCACAAGGATACCTATCTCGCCAAACTGAAAACGATTGTCAATACACAACAGGAGCTTTTTAAACAGTATTCTTTCTCCGAAGAAAAGGCTTTCGAGAAAGCCGAGCCGGTGTTTGAGGATATAAAATCGCTGCGCCGCTCACCAGCCGCGAAAACGGTTGAGGATGTCTCCCTGAACGATAGTGATGATGAATATCCGGGAACCGATGAGAAAAAGGTCAGTTCGTAA
- a CDS encoding DUF167 domain-containing protein, giving the protein MKMGIRLVPNASRDEVAGITEDGRYKVKVQSPPVEGAANRRLILFLAERLGVSKSRVRIVSGEKSRNKVIEIEGEEKDILRRMEGKT; this is encoded by the coding sequence ATGAAAATGGGTATACGGCTTGTTCCCAATGCCTCCCGTGATGAAGTTGCGGGTATTACTGAAGACGGCAGGTATAAGGTAAAGGTGCAGTCGCCGCCGGTGGAAGGCGCGGCAAACAGGCGGCTGATTCTCTTTCTTGCCGAGCGGCTGGGGGTATCCAAATCACGGGTACGGATTGTAAGCGGTGAAAAATCTAGAAACAAAGTGATTGAAATCGAGGGTGAGGAGAAAGATATACTGCGCCGTATGGAAGGGAAGACATGA
- a CDS encoding purine-nucleoside phosphorylase yields the protein MTRIVESMNRARDFIRGHTDVVPDVGIVLGTGLGGLVDEIDADVVIPYHDIPGFCASTVESHSGKLIVGKLSGRPVVTMQGRFHFYEGYTMQEITFPIRVMKTLGASILIISNAAGGMNPGFRKGDLVLIRDHINLLGGNPLIGASEPELGPRFPDMSRPYSRRLMAQAKKIAGREGITLREGVYVAVPGPSLETAAEYRFLRMIGADMVGMSTVPETIVAAQMDMEVLGVTIITDLCNPDALEPADIKDIIAVSESAEPKLTLLTREVIRGM from the coding sequence ATGACACGAATTGTGGAATCCATGAATAGAGCCCGGGATTTTATTCGCGGGCATACTGATGTGGTTCCCGATGTGGGAATTGTGCTGGGAACGGGTTTGGGAGGACTGGTTGATGAGATAGATGCCGATGTGGTGATTCCCTATCATGATATACCCGGTTTCTGCGCTTCCACTGTGGAATCTCACAGCGGGAAACTGATTGTGGGTAAGCTTTCAGGCCGTCCCGTGGTCACCATGCAGGGGAGGTTTCACTTCTACGAGGGATACACCATGCAGGAGATTACCTTCCCCATACGGGTCATGAAAACCCTGGGGGCTTCCATACTCATCATATCCAATGCGGCGGGAGGAATGAACCCCGGCTTCAGGAAGGGCGATCTCGTGCTCATCAGGGATCACATCAATCTCCTGGGCGGCAATCCGCTGATCGGAGCGAGCGAGCCGGAACTCGGTCCACGCTTCCCCGATATGAGCAGGCCGTACTCCAGGCGCCTCATGGCTCAGGCCAAAAAAATCGCCGGCCGTGAGGGGATAACACTCCGTGAGGGAGTATATGTCGCAGTGCCCGGACCTTCCCTTGAAACAGCCGCGGAATACCGGTTTCTGCGTATGATCGGAGCGGACATGGTGGGCATGTCAACTGTACCGGAGACTATTGTAGCGGCTCAGATGGACATGGAGGTTCTGGGAGTGACCATCATAACAGACCTGTGTAACCCGGATGCCCTGGAACCGGCTGATATCAAAGATATAATCGCTGTTTCCGAAAGCGCTGAACCGAAGCTTACTCTGCTGACCAGAGAAGTCATACGGGGAATGTGA
- a CDS encoding TraR/DksA C4-type zinc finger protein has protein sequence MNKKDLEYFKDLIIKKKQELLAELGYLESASMSTTSKDQAGDLSSYSFHMADQGTDTMEREMAFTFASREGRYLHHLNEALERIENGTYGKCRGCGGEISKARLEAVPHATQCIKCKNSEEKKQRGM, from the coding sequence ATGAATAAAAAAGATCTTGAATATTTTAAAGACTTGATTATCAAGAAAAAACAGGAACTACTGGCAGAGCTTGGCTACCTGGAGTCCGCATCCATGAGCACTACATCCAAAGATCAGGCAGGCGACCTTTCCTCTTATTCATTCCACATGGCAGACCAGGGAACAGATACGATGGAACGTGAGATGGCGTTCACCTTTGCTTCGCGGGAAGGCCGGTACCTGCATCATCTGAACGAGGCGCTGGAACGGATAGAGAATGGAACGTACGGTAAATGCCGTGGCTGCGGTGGTGAAATCAGCAAAGCCCGCCTTGAAGCAGTTCCTCATGCCACCCAGTGCATCAAATGCAAGAACTCCGAAGAGAAAAAGCAGCGGGGGATGTAG
- the lspA gene encoding signal peptidase II encodes MRTRMIYLLLFLFLVALDQATKLAVASYFPLYSTTNIIDDFLRLTHVKNPGAAFSLSFGNREVMLVVTIVVIALLAYLIVRGTIRPKSLTGKIALVMIFGGAVGNLIDRIRMEEVTDFIDMGIGVHRWPVYNLADIYVTIGMIILFLIYSLNKEKDDG; translated from the coding sequence GTGCGCACCCGCATGATATACTTACTCCTGTTTCTTTTTCTAGTGGCACTGGACCAGGCGACAAAACTGGCGGTTGCCTCGTATTTTCCCCTCTACAGTACCACGAATATCATCGATGATTTTCTGCGGCTGACCCATGTGAAGAATCCCGGAGCGGCGTTCAGTTTGTCTTTCGGGAACCGGGAAGTCATGCTCGTGGTTACCATCGTGGTGATTGCGCTCCTGGCATATCTTATCGTCCGTGGAACCATTCGTCCGAAAAGTCTTACAGGGAAGATCGCGCTGGTCATGATTTTCGGTGGAGCAGTCGGCAACCTGATCGACCGTATACGGATGGAAGAGGTCACCGATTTCATCGATATGGGCATCGGGGTGCATCGCTGGCCTGTTTATAACCTGGCAGATATTTATGTCACCATCGGTATGATCATCCTTTTTCTCATCTATTCCCTCAATAAAGAAAAGGACGATGGATAA
- a CDS encoding RluA family pseudouridine synthase → MDEFDDIRTFTVGEKEAGKRLDIFLAAASGLSRSRIKNLIDEGFTAVDDCAAIKPSYPVSPGDMIELTIPAVHEQHFLPENLPLDIVYEDRQMLVVNKPAGMVVHPGCGNVTGTLASALLHYCQGLSTQGGAFRPGIVHRLDMNTSGLLVIALDDETHALLARMISERRIKRIYTAFVWGHPHPPSGTIDAPVGRHPRIRTLQAVVPEGRPAVTHYETTHRYSFLSRLNVTLETGRTHQIRVHLASIGHHVFGDPDYGGREERLKGFDPEIRERARRLLKDLDRQALHAGRLELRHPFTGKEMVFEVDLPEDMKKLKESLDVEV, encoded by the coding sequence ATGGACGAATTTGATGACATCCGCACCTTCACTGTCGGGGAAAAAGAAGCCGGAAAGCGTCTCGATATTTTTCTTGCCGCGGCTTCCGGGCTTTCACGCTCACGGATAAAAAACCTCATCGATGAAGGTTTCACAGCAGTGGATGACTGCGCTGCGATAAAGCCGTCATACCCGGTATCGCCTGGGGACATGATCGAGCTGACCATTCCGGCAGTCCACGAACAGCATTTTCTCCCGGAAAATCTTCCCCTCGACATTGTATACGAGGATAGGCAGATGCTGGTGGTGAACAAGCCTGCGGGCATGGTCGTCCACCCCGGCTGCGGTAATGTTACAGGAACACTTGCCTCCGCGCTCCTCCACTACTGCCAGGGGCTTTCCACCCAAGGCGGCGCTTTCAGGCCCGGAATCGTGCACCGTCTTGATATGAATACATCCGGCCTCTTGGTCATCGCCCTGGATGATGAAACCCATGCACTTCTCGCACGGATGATTTCCGAGCGCCGGATAAAGCGTATCTATACTGCATTCGTCTGGGGCCATCCCCATCCGCCTTCCGGGACCATCGATGCACCCGTGGGCCGTCACCCACGGATACGGACCCTCCAGGCGGTAGTCCCGGAAGGCCGCCCGGCTGTCACCCATTATGAAACCACGCATCGGTATTCCTTTCTCTCCCGGTTGAATGTCACCCTTGAAACCGGCCGAACCCACCAGATCCGGGTGCATCTGGCCTCTATCGGTCACCATGTGTTCGGCGATCCTGACTATGGAGGCCGCGAGGAGCGCCTAAAAGGATTCGACCCGGAAATCCGCGAACGGGCGCGGAGACTGCTCAAGGATCTGGACCGTCAGGCCCTCCATGCCGGGCGACTGGAATTAAGGCATCCGTTCACCGGGAAGGAGATGGTATTCGAGGTTGATCTTCCTGAGGATATGAAGAAGCTTAAAGAAAGCCTGGATGTGGAAGTGTGA
- a CDS encoding NAD(P)/FAD-dependent oxidoreductase, producing the protein MAGAGPAGLMAAIEGARSGAAVILLEAGPKPGRKLLATGGGRCNLSHSGTIESFLEGFDRKAARFLKPAAYAFPPEEAVRFFESLGAPLKVERGARVFPASDRAEDILKALLKEAEAAGVILHMAAPVKSISGCSGAFEISSGRGIYRSGAVILATGGLSMRRTGSTGDGYAFARKLGHTIVEPHPSLVPLITEETWPREAAGLALKNVLLAAHLGKKRITRFGEMLFTHNGIGGPITLEISRFLTDTLSGGGGPVRVEIDLKPALDEKKLDARLLRELQENPRRRLSTILHTLMPESLMKIFTSHFGFNPELTAGHVTREERLRLLRLLKTLPLTVIATEPIEEALVTRGGVSLSEIYSHTMESKLCPGLFFAGEIIDADGDCGGYNLHQCWATGALAGRSAAGKARMKEEKTKEESR; encoded by the coding sequence ATAGCCGGCGCCGGTCCTGCCGGGCTCATGGCCGCTATCGAAGGAGCGCGGAGCGGAGCCGCGGTTATTCTCCTCGAAGCCGGGCCGAAACCCGGAAGGAAGCTCCTGGCCACCGGCGGCGGAAGATGCAACCTCTCTCACTCCGGGACCATCGAATCTTTCCTGGAAGGATTCGACCGGAAGGCTGCGCGTTTCCTCAAACCGGCGGCGTATGCATTTCCCCCGGAAGAAGCAGTACGGTTTTTCGAATCGCTGGGGGCGCCGCTCAAGGTGGAGCGCGGGGCGCGGGTATTCCCGGCAAGCGACCGCGCCGAAGACATTCTCAAAGCCCTTCTGAAAGAGGCGGAAGCTGCCGGAGTCATCCTGCACATGGCCGCGCCGGTGAAATCAATCAGCGGCTGTTCGGGCGCTTTCGAGATAAGCTCCGGCCGGGGGATTTACCGCTCCGGAGCAGTTATCCTGGCCACCGGAGGGCTTTCCATGCGGAGAACAGGCTCGACCGGCGATGGGTATGCTTTCGCCCGGAAACTCGGCCACACCATCGTGGAGCCGCATCCGAGCCTGGTGCCCCTGATCACTGAAGAAACATGGCCCCGCGAGGCGGCGGGGCTTGCCCTGAAAAATGTTCTGCTGGCCGCTCACCTCGGGAAAAAACGTATCACCCGGTTCGGGGAGATGCTTTTTACCCACAATGGCATCGGCGGGCCGATCACCCTGGAAATCAGCCGTTTCCTCACGGATACGCTGAGCGGCGGCGGCGGCCCTGTCCGGGTGGAAATAGACCTGAAACCGGCCCTCGACGAGAAGAAGCTCGACGCCCGCCTGCTCCGCGAACTGCAGGAAAACCCCAGGCGCAGGCTTTCCACCATTCTCCATACCCTCATGCCGGAATCGCTCATGAAAATATTCACCTCTCATTTCGGATTCAACCCGGAGCTGACCGCAGGCCATGTGACCCGTGAGGAACGCCTCCGCCTGCTCCGGCTCCTGAAAACCCTGCCGTTGACGGTGATTGCCACCGAACCCATAGAGGAAGCGTTGGTGACCCGCGGCGGAGTATCCCTATCCGAGATTTACTCCCACACCATGGAGTCGAAGCTTTGCCCGGGACTTTTTTTCGCCGGGGAGATCATCGATGCGGACGGCGACTGCGGAGGCTATAACCTGCATCAATGCTGGGCCACCGGGGCGCTGGCCGGAAGGTCGGCGGCGGGAAAAGCAAGGATGAAGGAAGAAAAGACAAAAGAAGAGAGCCGCTGA
- a CDS encoding XRE family transcriptional regulator: MAAENFDGIPEKRMSIVGKRVHTLRLARHMSIEDLSKKTSVSSVTISNIEKGVYSPKLSTILEIARALDTTIVYLVEDVEEPQIFKIDKEKQRLVSEKGVTLHDFGHIILDKRFIVTVMEMEKGSSTMEHDSFDGREFIHLLSGEIAVNVEDKTISLKEGDSLYFHGSYRHAINAVKGSKLIFISVYT, from the coding sequence ATGGCCGCTGAAAATTTTGACGGAATACCCGAAAAGAGGATGAGCATAGTCGGGAAACGAGTTCATACTCTAAGGCTCGCTCGTCACATGTCTATTGAAGACCTCTCGAAAAAAACCAGCGTCAGCTCTGTAACCATATCTAATATTGAAAAAGGCGTTTACAGCCCCAAACTGAGCACCATTCTTGAGATCGCCCGCGCTCTCGATACTACCATCGTGTACCTTGTGGAAGATGTGGAAGAGCCTCAGATTTTCAAAATCGACAAGGAGAAACAGCGCCTGGTTTCGGAAAAGGGAGTTACGCTTCATGATTTCGGCCATATCATTCTGGACAAGCGGTTTATTGTCACGGTCATGGAGATGGAGAAAGGTTCTTCCACCATGGAGCATGACTCGTTTGACGGCAGGGAATTCATTCATCTCCTGTCCGGAGAAATTGCAGTGAATGTGGAAGATAAAACCATATCGCTGAAGGAAGGCGATTCCCTGTATTTTCACGGTTCGTACCGGCATGCCATCAATGCAGTGAAAGGATCGAAACTGATTTTCATAAGCGTGTATACCTGA
- a CDS encoding Gfo/Idh/MocA family oxidoreductase, translated as MAKVGRIGVVGGGIFGQWHLKAFTQSQNEGKVELVAIADLKEEARNKAAKEYGIKAYADFREMIEKEKLDAISVVTPDVMHADIALAGLEMGCHVLCEKPMATTMEHCRKIIEASNNNPEKIFMVDYHKRLDMYHVELERAARMGELGKIQYGYAYMEDRIEVSRDWFKNWPAGASPFWFVGVHFVDLIRWVIKSNGAKVFATGHKDKLRSLGLDFWDSLSVTILFENGATFTVDACWILPEGFEAIVNQAIRVVGTEGIYEVDSQDRGAGACLKGQTQKSFNLGVYAEKHTPDGKVTYGGYGIWSIMEFGEHLYHVLNGGSVRDLTGLYANAMDGLEVSKICVAAHMSAEAGGTLIDLSTL; from the coding sequence ATGGCAAAAGTAGGAAGGATTGGAGTTGTCGGAGGAGGCATCTTCGGGCAATGGCATCTCAAGGCATTCACTCAATCGCAGAATGAAGGTAAGGTGGAATTGGTTGCGATTGCTGACTTGAAGGAAGAAGCCCGCAATAAAGCCGCCAAGGAGTATGGTATAAAAGCATACGCCGATTTCCGTGAAATGATAGAAAAGGAGAAACTCGACGCTATCTCGGTGGTAACCCCGGATGTCATGCACGCCGATATAGCGCTGGCCGGCCTTGAAATGGGATGCCATGTCCTCTGTGAAAAACCCATGGCTACCACAATGGAACACTGCCGGAAGATCATTGAAGCTTCCAACAACAATCCTGAAAAGATTTTTATGGTGGATTACCACAAGCGTCTCGATATGTACCATGTGGAACTGGAACGTGCCGCCCGTATGGGAGAGCTGGGCAAGATTCAGTATGGGTACGCTTACATGGAGGACCGGATCGAAGTATCCCGCGACTGGTTCAAGAACTGGCCGGCCGGCGCCTCCCCCTTCTGGTTCGTGGGCGTGCATTTTGTGGATCTCATCCGCTGGGTCATCAAGTCCAACGGCGCCAAGGTGTTCGCCACCGGCCACAAGGACAAGCTGAGAAGCCTGGGGCTGGATTTCTGGGACAGCCTTTCCGTCACCATCCTGTTCGAAAACGGCGCCACCTTTACTGTGGACGCCTGCTGGATTCTGCCCGAAGGATTCGAAGCCATTGTAAACCAGGCTATCCGGGTAGTCGGCACCGAGGGTATCTACGAAGTTGACAGCCAGGACCGCGGCGCAGGCGCCTGCCTGAAAGGCCAGACTCAGAAGTCGTTCAATCTCGGCGTTTACGCCGAGAAACACACCCCTGACGGCAAGGTCACATACGGCGGATACGGCATCTGGTCCATCATGGAATTCGGCGAGCACCTCTACCACGTGCTCAACGGCGGGAGTGTCCGGGACCTTACCGGTCTTTACGCCAATGCCATGGACGGTCTGGAGGTCTCCAAGATCTGTGTGGCGGCGCACATGAGCGCTGAAGCAGGCGGTACACTCATCGATCTGTCCACCCTCTAG
- a CDS encoding C-terminal binding protein — protein sequence MAKKPVIKITDYIERELDYEKAEMDKLGVDFSYYQLKTASTEELIKNFRDADFLVVNMAKMTPEVMAGLDNVKVIIRHGIGFDNLNLPAATENGIICANEPTASSEDVAEQAIMLMLAVYRKLFIQIDILKDSVARHLWVFDRIYPVYRMGGKTLGIVGCGNIGSIVLRKMRSFGMRILVCDPYMSGERQKELGIELTPLETLLKESDIVTIHVPVTNETRGMFKADLFRLMKKSAILINTARGPVVNVHDLAEALRNKMLAGAGIDVYEFEPPQPDYELLGLENVILTPHLAWYSEEGGWDIRVLIVEDLKRCLAGKPPKSIVNPEVLQSPKLKLKA from the coding sequence ATGGCGAAGAAACCGGTTATCAAAATCACCGATTACATCGAACGCGAGCTTGACTATGAAAAAGCGGAAATGGACAAACTCGGCGTGGATTTTTCCTATTACCAGCTTAAAACGGCTTCCACGGAAGAATTAATCAAAAACTTCCGGGACGCCGATTTCCTGGTGGTCAATATGGCTAAGATGACTCCTGAAGTCATGGCCGGGCTGGATAATGTCAAGGTAATCATCCGTCACGGCATAGGGTTTGACAATCTGAACCTGCCTGCGGCTACCGAAAACGGCATTATCTGCGCCAACGAGCCGACCGCTTCGAGCGAAGATGTAGCAGAGCAGGCGATCATGCTCATGCTCGCTGTATACCGCAAGCTGTTCATCCAGATCGATATTCTCAAGGATTCCGTGGCCCGGCATTTATGGGTTTTCGACCGCATCTACCCGGTCTACCGTATGGGCGGCAAAACGCTCGGCATCGTCGGCTGCGGAAACATCGGAAGCATCGTTCTCCGCAAGATGCGCTCATTCGGGATGCGGATTCTGGTCTGCGATCCCTATATGTCCGGTGAACGGCAGAAGGAATTAGGAATCGAACTCACCCCGCTGGAAACGCTCCTGAAAGAGTCGGATATTGTCACCATCCACGTTCCGGTGACCAATGAGACGAGAGGAATGTTCAAAGCCGATCTTTTCCGGCTCATGAAAAAATCCGCCATCCTGATCAACACCGCCCGCGGGCCGGTGGTGAATGTTCACGATCTGGCGGAGGCTCTGCGGAACAAGATGCTTGCCGGCGCAGGCATCGATGTCTACGAATTCGAGCCGCCCCAGCCTGATTATGAGCTGCTGGGATTGGAAAATGTAATACTCACTCCGCACCTTGCCTGGTACAGCGAGGAAGGCGGGTGGGATATCCGGGTACTGATAGTGGAGGACCTGAAGAGGTGCCTGGCGGGCAAACCGCCCAAAAGCATTGTCAATCCCGAAGTGTTACAAAGCCCGAAGCTGAAATTGAAGGCGTAA
- a CDS encoding aspartate aminotransferase family protein encodes MVVNIKTPIPGPKTLAYKAISEKYESRCLNLQAPIVWDHARGVTVWDVDGNAFIDWTSGVLVTNVGHAHPKLAKAIADQAQRLLNCYDSPTVERITLAERMVRLAPDNLNNAFFATVGSEAVDAAVRVAKRFTGNFEIISFFGAFHGRTMGTMSLAGKMGTKKQFGPVVPGIIHVPYPDPYRNPFGSESADVASQCLEFMDKTVYAQSTGSIAGLIIEPYQGAAGFIFPPSGFLKSLEKWCRDHDIVFILDEVQSSFGRTGKFLALEWEGLKPNMVTIGKGIGSGMPISCLLAESRIMESLGEGEMSSTWGGNPICCAASHAILDIFKEERLVENSQTMGEYIKTRLKAMQEKCRCLGDVRGSGLVMGLDIVKDKKTKERDPKTTRRIIDECCRKGLIIGSVSGNVIRVAPPLVITRDEADESLDIIKKVLASL; translated from the coding sequence ATGGTTGTTAATATAAAAACGCCCATACCCGGGCCGAAAACCCTTGCGTATAAGGCCATTTCTGAAAAATACGAGTCCCGCTGTCTTAATCTTCAGGCGCCCATTGTCTGGGATCATGCCAGGGGAGTGACCGTATGGGATGTGGACGGCAACGCGTTCATCGACTGGACCAGCGGCGTTTTGGTTACCAATGTGGGTCATGCCCATCCGAAGCTCGCCAAAGCCATCGCCGACCAGGCCCAGCGACTCCTGAACTGTTATGATTCCCCCACTGTGGAGCGGATTACCCTGGCCGAGCGCATGGTCAGGCTTGCACCGGATAACCTGAATAACGCATTTTTCGCCACAGTCGGCTCCGAAGCCGTGGACGCCGCGGTGCGGGTGGCGAAGCGGTTCACCGGCAATTTCGAGATTATATCCTTTTTCGGCGCCTTTCACGGCCGCACCATGGGAACCATGAGTCTCGCCGGAAAGATGGGAACCAAGAAACAATTCGGCCCGGTGGTGCCCGGCATTATCCATGTTCCCTACCCGGACCCCTACCGGAATCCCTTCGGTTCTGAGAGCGCCGATGTGGCTTCCCAGTGCCTCGAATTCATGGACAAGACCGTCTATGCACAGTCCACCGGCTCCATCGCCGGCCTCATCATCGAGCCTTACCAGGGCGCTGCCGGATTCATCTTTCCTCCCTCAGGCTTCCTGAAATCCCTCGAAAAGTGGTGCAGGGATCACGATATCGTTTTCATCCTCGACGAAGTCCAGTCATCCTTCGGCCGTACAGGCAAGTTCCTGGCCCTGGAATGGGAAGGTCTCAAACCCAACATGGTCACCATCGGCAAGGGCATCGGCTCCGGTATGCCCATTTCCTGCCTCCTGGCGGAATCGCGGATCATGGAATCGCTCGGCGAAGGAGAGATGAGCTCCACCTGGGGCGGCAATCCCATCTGCTGCGCAGCTTCCCATGCCATCCTCGACATCTTCAAGGAGGAGAGGCTGGTGGAGAATTCCCAGACAATGGGCGAATACATAAAAACCCGCCTTAAAGCCATGCAGGAAAAGTGCCGCTGCCTGGGCGATGTCCGTGGCAGCGGCCTCGTCATGGGTCTCGACATCGTGAAAGACAAAAAGACCAAGGAGCGCGATCCCAAAACCACCCGCCGTATAATCGACGAGTGCTGCAGGAAAGGCCTTATCATCGGCTCGGTCTCCGGGAATGTGATCCGGGTCGCTCCTCCCCTGGTCATCACCAGGGACGAGGCGGACGAGAGCCTGGACATCATAAAAAAGGTGCTTGCAAGCCTTTAA